In the Streptomyces sp. 3214.6 genome, CGTAGTCAGCGAAGTCCCCCCACTTCGCCACCCAGTACTGGCCCGGCATGTGCCCTTGGTCCCGGTGGCTGGGAATCTCCCGCACCATCCTGCCGTTCTCGAACGGCAGGTCAGCAGCCTCCTCCAACGGCACCAGATGCTGAACTCCTTCAGAATCGACGTACCGTACCCGCACCACGTCGACGTCTCGAACAGATGACTCCGGTACCTGCGCATCACGGCTCACCGCGAGTACCTCCTCTCCGCGGACTTCTGGTCGAAGAGCCCCAGCGGCACCTGCGCTGCCACTGCCCTCGCGAAAACCCCCGGCATCGGGAGCCGCATCAACGGACGAGGCGTCAAGCAGCCTTCTTCAACCGCCGTACGCACCAGCGGCGCTAACCCTCGAGTCAACTCCTGCCTGTCGGCCGCTGCCAAAAGAGGGGTAACCACCGTGAGGAACGCTGCCGCAGCTGCGGCCGAAGCAGGGCCCCAGCCGAATCGGCCCCGATACACGTCTCGCTCCACGCGTTCGTCCAGAAGAGCCCTGGTACACCAGCCCGGCACGTCCGGTAGGCGTCCCAAGATCGTGGGCAGCCCGAGCCGCAAGAAGATCACACAGGCACGGAAGGCCTCGAACCACTGTCGTGCCGATACCTTCGTGCCACCCAGCGTGGGATATGCCCGGCGGTACGCGATGTCCAGCCAACGCCGCTGTGCGTCGACCGTCCGTTCGTCTGCCTGACTCACGCGAACCGCGGATAGCCACTGTGCACACGGCCTCCCGTGACCGGAATTCGCGCAGCACGTTGGAAGCCTGTTCCACCGCGCCGGCACGGCCCGAGGCCTGGCTCCGCCCCACCGCAGTACCCAACCGCACGCCGGACACCGATCGAGCAGCGTCACCTCATGCTCAGGGCACACCGCCGCACACGACAGCTTCCACCACAGCCGCCACACCCCGCCCGAGGCCAGTAGACAGCACGGACAGGCCCGGCTGCCGTACACCTCGACCCACTCCCGTGCCGCCGACGGCCAATGCGCCTTGGTGGCAGTGAGCACCTCCGCCACGCTCAGCGGCCCACCCTCGAAAACCGACAGATGCATCCGGTCCACTGCGCTGCCCGGGACACCCGTCGCTGCGTACACGGCCTGCCGGACCGCCTCATCACACTGCACTCCGAACACAGGGGGCCGGGTACTCGCATGAACCCCTCGAAGGTGCAGCCCCATCAGGTCGGCGACCTCAGCCGGCGGACATCGGTTCACGCGCGCCATCCGATCCACCCACGACGCGAACGCTTCATCCGCTCGCGGAGCTGTGACCAGCGCTAATCTCCCGTGGCAGCATGCACCCACCTCCTGAGAGTGACCTGTATCACTAACATTTTGAGGTATCCACTCTCATTTGCACTCTCATGTTGAGGTATCCACTCTCATTTTGAGGCGCCGCGCTCAACACCGGGGCCCGCCGTAGATACTGATGGCCGTGATACGTGACATGGCACAGCGCGATGGCACAGCCCGTTTCCGAGGAGACCCATCATGGCCCGGCCGCCCGTGAGCAGCAGCCAGCAGCCCGCCGAGTCGTCGCTCCCCGTGCTCGGCGGGCGCCGCAGCAGCTACCGCGAGCGGGTCGCGGACGCCCTGCGGGCCGCGCTGATCGCGGGCGAACTGCGGCCCGGCGAGGTGTACTCGGCACCCACCCTCGCCACCCGTTTCGGCGTCTCGGCGACGCCGGTCCGCGAGGCGATGCTGGATCTCGCCAAGGAGGGCCTGGTGGACGCGGTCCCCAACAAGGGGTTCCGGGTCACGGAGGTCTCCGACCGGCAGCTCGACGAATACAC is a window encoding:
- a CDS encoding TniQ family protein, whose protein sequence is MGACCHGRLALVTAPRADEAFASWVDRMARVNRCPPAEVADLMGLHLRGVHASTRPPVFGVQCDEAVRQAVYAATGVPGSAVDRMHLSVFEGGPLSVAEVLTATKAHWPSAAREWVEVYGSRACPCCLLASGGVWRLWWKLSCAAVCPEHEVTLLDRCPACGWVLRWGGARPRAVPARWNRLPTCCANSGHGRPCAQWLSAVRVSQADERTVDAQRRWLDIAYRRAYPTLGGTKVSARQWFEAFRACVIFLRLGLPTILGRLPDVPGWCTRALLDERVERDVYRGRFGWGPASAAAAAAFLTVVTPLLAAADRQELTRGLAPLVRTAVEEGCLTPRPLMRLPMPGVFARAVAAQVPLGLFDQKSAERRYSR